ACTGCGTGACACTCACATACTGATGTAACCCCGGCTTAGTCATTGCtgcttaaaggaaaacaagtctgTTTTTGCTTTGTGCTGTTAGGTCCACGTTTAGGTAACTCCCCCGTGCCAAGTATTGTTCAGTGTTTGGCAAGAAAGGATGGGACAGATGACTTTTATCAGCTAAAGGTAAGCAAAGTGCAGAGCTTCAGATCTACGTGGCTCCTCAGCCCTGGTGACAGGAGCACTCGTGTAGTGTAGGCTGTCAGAAACCACTGCTGGAACTTCCCTTCTGTGGGGCAGTTCTGCAAGGCATAGATCTGGTGTGGAGATTAACCTTGAGACAAggcctctgtgctgctgtgctgctctcctgcagccctcagaTCTGAACTGCTGGGCCTGAAACAGGGGTGGATCCAGTGGGAGCAACCACCCGGGGTgtttgcagcttctctctgttaACCTCTTGCTATGAATCCTGCACAGATGTTAGTTCAGACAGGTCTGTGGCACATCAGAGCAATTCTAACACATGGGAATACCTGCAATGAAAGGTTTGAGAGCGTTTTGGGGGCTTCTGGAAACTGTAAAagtcttttccctttttccctgaAGATTCTCACCTTAGAAGAAAGGGGTGATAAAGGAATAGAAACCCAAGAGGAGCGACAGGGCAAGATGCTGCTGCACACAGAGtattctctcctctccctgctccacaACCAGGAGGGAGTGGTTCATCATCATGGGCTCTTTCAGGTACAACTGCTCACCATCCAGGTTGGGGCAATGCCAGTAATTGCTATCAGCTTGAGCTGCTTTTGTTTCATGTGCAGTTTGTGCTGACCCTGTTGTTGTGTGTGAAGCAGTACCAGCACACTGCTGAGATTAACCTCTGCTGCTTCAAACAAGCAAGTTTATGGTGGAGGCTTTTGAGAGTTAAGTGGGATGTAGGGAGGTTTGGGATTTGGGAAAGGAGAGAGCATTGAAAGGTGGGACAGACACTCAGTAATGTCTCCTTCGAACAGGGAAATAGCTGCTTCACTGGCACATTAATTTGTGCCTGCAGAGTACCCTTTAGAACTGGATTTGTGCTTTCCAgactctgtattgttttatgATGACTTGTAAGAGGGGACGAATTGCCAAGAAACTCTTTCAGCCAGTCAGTGTGCTCATCAGTGTCTCATGTGAGTGAACTGTGTTGCTGGTAACACCTTCAGAGCTGTGAAGGATGTGATGGGCTGATGGGAATTACTGGGTTGGGTGTTGTTGCCTTGCTTGCTGGTTAAACTTTGTCAACAGGCTTTTCACTTGAGGCTGTGTGTACCATATCTTAAATAAGCCAAATGTCCTGTTATGGAAGAACTGCTAATTGTGTCCTTCTCATTAATAGTATGTTGGATCCTTTGGACACACAGGGTCTGTGTCACCCTAGGCTGTATATAAACAGTATCAATGCTGACATACATCAGACAGCACAGGCTTCTTTTCTGGCTTAAGTAGAGATCATGTATCTCCTTTTTGGAATCCCAACTCAAAACTCAAGTGCTATGATTGCATTTGCTTGTTTTGAGTTCCCCAGGTAGTCAGTTATTCTCTAGTGCCCTGCAGGTGAGTGCATGTACCCACATAACTGCCCTGAACTCTTCCTCGTTTGTTTGCCTCCCTATAGGACCGAGCTTGTGAAATCATAGAAGACCTGGAAGCCAACAGGATGGTCAGGAAAATGAAGAAGCGCATTTGTCTTGTGTTAGACTGTCTCTGTGCTCATGATTTCAGTGACAAAACAGCAGATCTGATCAATCTGCAGCATTATGTCATTAAAGAGAAGAGACTCAGCGAGCGGGAGACCGTGGTGATATTTTACGACGTGGTACGAGTGGTGGAAGCATTACATAAGGTAAAGTCTTTGTTATCCCTTTCAGTGCTGGAAGGCTCTTTTCCCACAATAGATGAAATAGATGTTGGTTTAAAGTAACATCCTTGTGCAGGCAGTGACCAGGTTACAGAAGATGGATGTTTCAGCTGTTTCCCTGTAACAGTGTTCTGCCTAAGACTTTGTGCTCCAGGCTGTATAAGAGCATTCACTCCCCTCGAGTCCCTCGGTGATAATGTAGCATTTGTTGACTGTGGAGAGGGGCCAGCTGGACTAAATACACATCAGGTGATCTTACAGGGTTTATAACCTCAGAAAAGGGACAGTTgaagaggagagcagaggctAAGCAAGTGCAGGAAACACTTCAAGCTATttccttttgaaacaaaataaatcacaacGTCAGAATTGATTCCTGAGGTCAGAACCTCCAGCTGCAGGTTTGGGATCAATGGACTAGAAATTATTGTAACAAAAATAGGTTCTGCCAACGTTTGACTTCTTACCCTGTGACAAGGAAACttggcagagcagggcagtgcACATCTTTCAAGAGAACACTCATCATATTGCTCTTGCATGGACACTTAAGTTTCAGGACTCTTAGTTTCAGTCAAGTCtatctttgttttcaaagtagCAGATTTATTTGTTCCGTCCTTCTGAccagaactgaaaacaaagggCACAAAGTAGCCAGAGTGCAGCTACTGAAACCTTGATCTAAGTTGTTTGGGAATGGTGATGACGTGATTTCAAAAGATATTCAGTGCTTCTGTCCAACTATGAAGTTTATTCTTCTATAACAAACGTGCTCTTACTCATGCCATGCTATTACatgttttacagaaaaacaTTGTGCACAGAGACTTGAAACTAGGAAACATGGTGCTAAACAAAAGGTGAGTCTGCTGGAgaactgctgctctggcagttgTCTTGTGTTTCTTCCCTGAAGCACGTTTCTGTTAGGAACACAGAGGGCTGTGCTTGCTGAGAGGGCTCATGTGAGAGGGAACTGGAACCAGCCTGCACAGAAATACAGATCCAATGCCAAGTTATGGGAGTTGATCTCCAAAAATGAACTGAGCCCAGCCTAGATAGCTCACTCCTGCACTGAGCTTGGTGACCTCATGTCAGCGCTTCTTTCTGCATTCTGCCTTCTGAAAGCTGAATTTTGCAGTAATTCAGGAACCTGCAAAAGAGAAACTGATTTTGTGTACTTTTAACAAAGAATTAACACTTGTTAATTGGTTCTGGTGCCATAAATCCCTTTCCACTCTGCTCAAGGAATCCCCAGCACTGTAGCCTGCACTGTTAGGTCTCTGACTGCTGCACTGCTGGGTTTTTGCTAgcaggaaaatatttacttatCTAAACAAAAGTTCTTCTGTCTAGTCTGTATTTGTGCTTGAAATAGCTTCCTTGTTCCCATTAGCTGGTTTGAAGCAAGCCTCAGTTTATCATGCCCCATGTCCAAGCCAGCCTGgaggctgtgcagagagagagcagctcTCCTGGGGCTGAGTGGAAATATCTGTGGGGCAGGAGCCCCACACGTGGCTCTGGCAACTCTGGAGCTGTCTTGAGTTACAGAGTTAGTTGGCAGGCTGgttgcagctcagctgctctgctgtgtcCTTACACTGCTGGCTGAATATTTTGCTCTAAGAATGAGTGGAATTCATTGTCTTTTCACACTGTCTGGTTTTGTGTGATTAAAAACCTGGAAGGCTTTAGGGCTGCAGGCTTCCAGAGAGTGTGCAAAGCATGCAGGTTCACTGTGGGCACTGCTTGCTCTTGTCCTCCTTGAAAGCAAACATTTCACTTGCTGAGGCTGGCCTTAGttcccacacacacagagcagctaGTGCATTTCAGAGCTGCCTCTAAATTGTTTAAAGTTCTTTTTGTAGAGCTTCTTTGAGATAAATCTGTTATCTCCTGCTTGCTGTTTGATTCTCCTTACTTACAAGAGGCAGACAAAGGTTGCTGCTTTAAAGGATCTGCCCAGAGCTCCCCTTCTTTTCTGGGTGAAGTGTGTGTGGGAGCATCCCACTGATGGAGCTGCACACAGGGGCCCCCACTAGCAAGAAAGAGGTGGGAGGGTATTTAAAGCTTTGTGAACACACTTGCCAAAGTCCTCCTTTGTATCCCAGACCATGTTTGCTTTTGACTAGCAAGACCATGAGCTTTGGTGAGGAAAGCCTGTAGCCTCTACAGCAGTGAGTCATGTGGAAGGGTGGGTGAGGTGTAAGGATAGATCACCATGGAGAGGACCAGCCATTTGGGCTGATCAGAAATGTTTGTTCTGTTCCAGCTGTGCTCACAAAAGAGCTGAGTCTTTTCTCTTGGTGGGGAGCAGCAAATGTAGCTGTGTGTCACTGTAAAGCCCTAACCAGGCACGTTACACCCTGGGCTAATGAAGGTCCCTCAGACATTGAGGGTATTAAAGCCTCACAGGTTTTCCACTCAGCCACTGCAGAACTCAGATGGTTACAGATTAGATCAGATTTCAGGGACTAAATACAGCCAAGCAAGCCTGAGCATTTTAGTGTCCTTTAGAACACTTAGTCTTTTAAATCCTTAACAAATCCTGCAGATGGTTTTTCAGGCAGGGAAGTCTCTTGACAGTTGAAGCTAACACTTCTCAAACACAAGCCTGTCTTTCTTAATAATCAGCTCTCTGTTGCCAACCTACACTTGGTTTTCTATCACTTCTCTGTTAGACTTGCAGGAAGTACTTCTTGGTTATTGTGACTGACTTAAATTCATGCTCTCAGGCTCAGCTTGGATAAGGCTTCTCAGGACTATAGAAATCTTCTAGACATTGTGTTTTTTACTCAGTCCTTTAACATTTGTATATTAGAATCCAAATGCCCTGAGTGAAATGGAAGACTTTATGTCATTGTTTTGTGATGAGCTCACTTCTCCCTGAGAAGTTCATTAACTGGAGTTGGCAATGCCAGAGGAAGTTGGGGTGTCTTAATAGAAACTGTGTCTGGTCCTCACCTCTTCTGTAGGAGGTTTTCTGGATGTTGATTAGACTCCCTGTGTTCTGTGTACTTGTGTGTGAAGAACAGTCCTGCTGATCAGGTAAAACTGGCACCAGACTCCTGCTGTGGGACTGTTGGGTAACACACAAGTGGTTGCACTGAATCTGATCAAAGGTCCTGTAGCTCATCTGCTGGTGATGTGTAAGCAAACAGCACAGGAGGCCAGGCTTGGGCTGTCCTTCTGCAGGGTGTTTTCCCTCAGCTTCCAGAAAATGTTGTGTGCAGAAGGTGCTTTTGGAaataggtgtcaggaggatggggtgacactttttttctgtggtcgCCAGCAGCAGGACTTAGGGGTGATGGGCATAAGCTGAGACACAAAAATTTCACTTGAATGCAAGGGGAAAGTCCTTTggggctgaggtgagggagccctggcccaggctgcccagggagggtgtggaggctccttctcaggaggtttctaaccccacctggacacgttcctgtgccccctgagccaggggaagctgctttagcaggggctggggctggagcagctctgcagggtccttccagaccccaccattctgggattctatggtAGTTGGGAAGTGTAGAGGAGAATCAGCAGTTAAACAGCAAGCAGGACAGCCcagctcctggtgctgctggtggctgcagggtgctgtgctCTGTCAGGGTGCTCCTGGGAGGCTGCCCAGAAGGTGCCTGTGGGGTGGACAAGCTCTGTGAGCACCCTGTGCTTGCAGCTACACTTACACCTGCCACTCAGGCTGGATGAAGACATTCTCTTCTTgaagagattcccctgtgagaGTCTTGAGATCCCTCCTTTGGCATGGAGTCGATCTTCCAGCTCCGCTTGTCTTTTCCTTCAAGCTTCCCATGGCCACACACCTCTTCACTGTTTGGCTCATGCAGGATGGCCCTTGTTCACTGCTGCCTTCTCATTCTTCCCCAGGACTCATCGAATAACCATAACAAACTTCTGTCTTGGGAAGCACCTGGTGAGTGAAGATGACCTGCTGAAGGACCAGCGAGGGAGCCCTGCCTACATCAGCCCAGACGTGCTCAGCGGTACGTGTCCCCCGCTGCCCTGGGGGTAGTTCACACCCACACACctaaacatttgtttcttttctttgtggCTTTTGACCATGAAAACCACCTAGTTCTGTTCCTGTAGCTCGCCTGCCTTCTGTGAGAGCCCCTTGATTAGGGTCCAGTTGTGAGGCCTGGTCTGGTATGGAGGGAAGGAACGAGTGTGACTTTGTTTCTTAAGGCTACTCTGAACTTGAGAGCTCATTAAATGCTTCCTGCCTGTTCCTAAATAAGTCCAACTGCAGACAAGATGTTCCATTTCCCATGTCTGAATCTTCTTCCTGAGGTTCCTCTTAAGCTGCAGGTAAATCCCCAGGCCTGGGAGGCAGTTGGTCCAAGTCCCACTGTCATGTCAGTTTATTCCAGGCCCTTCACTGAGAGGAGCAGTTGCTGCAGCTGGGACTTGCTTCCAGCAGGGAACTATTGACCTTCTGGGCCAGCTGAGAGGagttacttaaaaataaaggaatgatGACAGCAGGCCAGACCAGCAGTCTGTTTGGGCTGTATCTTGTCTGCAGCAGTCTGGCCTGTGCCTCCTCTCCAGCAGAGGCCTCAAGCAGAAGTCTGGCAAAGAACAACTTTCCTGAACATCCTCCCACCTTTTAACTGTTTTCAGTGCATGGGACTTTCAGTGGTTTGTGTTGGTCTGGGTGCTCTGGGGAGTTTCTCTCCCATGAGCTGCTAATGTACCAGCTCTTGTGCTGGCAATAGCTGAACAGGTAGTGGTTGTCCAGGTTGTCAGGGCAGGGACTGAGGCATCATTTGGGGGTTCTTTGgagcactttttttctctcatccaGATGAGCTTGGCTATAGAGTGTTGAAGGGTGCATTTACAGTTAGGACTGTGCATCTGCAGCACCTCTTTAAGTCTACATAGCCTCCAGTTACTGTGCACTAGCTCATGTATTTCAGAAGTGCCCTCAGAGGGAACTAGTCCTGACATTTCCAAGCCCAGTGGACTCCCCTCAGTGAGTTTATTGTCAGCTTTACAGGCAGCAACAATAAATGTAGCTGAGCTCTTCCATGGTGATCTGCCAGGCAGGTCTGAGGCTGCTTCCCTCCTGGGCCaggaagggagcagagcaggcagggaggtggAAGGGGAGTTTTTTCTGCAGGCCTTTCCTGTTCTGCCGGATATCCTGAGGCCCCTGTAACCAGATGGATGATACGAGCCAAGTGCTCTGCAGGAGCTTGGAGCAGTTGTAGCTCAAGTGGCTGATGTCTGGTGAAAGCTATGTggagctgctccttcctcctcatctggggctctgctctgtcctgcaTTTCAGCCActgccctccctgccagcacagctTGGCAGCCAGCACCTCTATTTCTTCTAATGGTTGTTGTGCTGGTGGTTTGACTGATCACAGACTACTGAACACACTGACTTCTCTGACAGCTCAGGCTCTTCAAGACCCTGCAAGACACAGCCTTAGTTGCAGGACAgcatcctgctgcagcagcacctttgggtgcagctgtgctgcaggtcaGTCCCTACaaacagcccttccctgcaggatatctgtgcagccccagcctgtgctcTTGAAAATGCTGTTTCAAAATGGCTCAGGCTGCAGTTCCCCTCCAAGCATCGAGGGAAGAGTTACTTGAGGACATTCCAGGCTTCACCACCACCTTCAGACTCTGAGCATCCTTCTGTCTGTCTTGCTAATGCTTCTGTGCAAGAGGAAGCTGAAATGCCTGAAGGATTAATCATTGTTCTAGGTCTCCAAGAGAAGCAAAGCTCTCTTCTGCTCAGGGATGTCTTGCATTTCATGGCTGCTGAAATGTCACAGCAGGaaaagctggaggaggagggagaggtgcCTTTTTCTGAGCGTGTAAAGCAAAGAATAATTAGTAGAAATAACAAATGCTGCAGCTGTGACTCACTGTGTGAGTCAGAGGAAGccattccctcagccctgtgctgtgcagcagtgctggagctggctgGTTTGACCCTTGTGTATGATGACACCGTGTGATTGAAGGGGCTTTGGAGCAGTGTTGGCCCAGAGCAGATCCTGGGGTGTGCAGGAGCTCTTGGGAATGGCCCCACACAGGGGAGGCACCTTGGAACCAGCCCCAGCCCAATGGGCTCCATCTGAGCCAGGTTTGGAGACACTCGGGAATCTCTTGTCCCACTGCTGTTATCACTGAGCTGCTCCTCACCAGAAGAGCCCTTCTCTTCCTTGGGCTTCCTTTCCTGCCTCTTCATGCCTTTGTCTATCAGGCTCTTAAATTCTCTTCTCCTTTGCCCTGGACTCAGGGTGCACCTCTGGGGCTCCTGTACCTGGGGAgcagcaaccccatgcaccaggacaggctgggggtgacctgctggagagcagctccgggagagagacctgggagtgctgggtgataataaaccaagtgtgagccaacaatgtgcccccatggcccagaaggccaatggcatcaagAATAGCGTggacagcagggtgagggaggttctgcttccccccaactcttccctggtgaggcctcatctggagtcctgtgtccagttctgggctccccagttgaagagagacagggaactgctggagagaggccagggcagggccaccaagatgctgagggggtggaacatgtgtgtgaggaggaaaggctgcagccctggggctgttcagcctggagaagagaaggatgagggggggaatctcattagtACTTACAGGTGtttaaaaggtgggtgtcaggaggatggggggacaattttttctgtctccagtgacaggacaaggggtgatggacatcagctggaacacaaacagttccacttaagtaCAAAGAGAaagtttggtgctgaggtgagggagccctggcccaggctgcccaggcagggtgtggaggctccttctaaggaggtttccaaccccacctggacacgttcctgtgccccctgagccaggggaacctgctttatcaggggcttgggctggagcagctctgcagggcccttccagccccctcCATACTGGCATTGTGTGGTGTGCAGAGGTGGCAGCAGTGGGGCCATGGGGGTGAGTGCTGAGCTGTGAAGCCTTTGGCTGTGTGTCCCCCAGGCCGGCCGTACCGCGGGAAGCCCAGCGACATGTGGGCCCTGGGAGTGGTGCTGTTCACCATGCTCTACGGGCAGTTCCCCTTCTACGACAGCATCCCGCAGGAGCTCTTCCGCAAGATCAAGGCCGCCGAGTACACCATCCCTGAGTGAGTACAGCgctgcctccctcctctctgGGCCCCTCTGGGGCAGCCAGAGCTCGAGGGGCTCCCCTCAgaggcttcccaagggtcacaGCAGTGATGAGCACAAGCCTGTGTGCTGTGGACCCCAAGATAGCAGTAGCAGAGCTGAGACATCTTGCAGAGCTGAGAGAGGGGGACAGGGAATCGGCCTCCTGGTTAATTCTGGGACCTCTGAAAGCAGTGGTGGCTCCTCAAGCCCATGTCCTCTGCTCCCATCCTTCTGCCTCTGCCCACCTGGGGCTCACCACGCGTTCTGCCCCGCAGGGACGGACGGGTCTCGGAGAACACCGTGTGCTTGATCCGAAAGCTGCTGGTTTTGGACCCCCAGCAGCGCCTGACGGCTTCTGAAGTGCTGGATTCCCTCAGCTCCATCATCGCATCGTGGTACgtgcaggaggagggagcctGGGAGACAGCGGCTGTGGCCGTGGGCTGTGGTTTTCCAGCTGTGGCCAACAGGCTGCTGCCAAACAGGGCACCAGAGGAGGAACagagagagctgcagaaaacagCTCCAAAGTCCTTTGTCTCGGCCACTGGTGTCTGCTGATGGATGCAGCCTGAGGGGCCTGGACAAATGCTTGTCATTAAGGTCAGGATTGAGGCTGGAGAAGTGATAAGCTCACAgagcagtgcagggctgcctgagGGCCTTTGCTCTGcccccctcctgctcccaggctGGATTTTTAAAGCAAGTCTGACGGTCAGGAGTGTCTGATGTGCACAAGAGATGCAGCTAAATGCAGTTCCTGCAGGcctgtgcttggctgagtgaaAGCAGGGGTGGGGTCTCTGGAGAGGAAGAGCAGGAGATGCTGTTACAGGTGGGAACACCACACATGCATTGGTGGGGATGCCTCACGAGGGCAAATCTGGCTGCAGGACTGGCACAGACCAACTGAGTAAGTTCCAGTGGGGGACTCTGGCAGCAAGGCATCCTGATGGCATTTACTCAGGGCAGCCCTGTCCTGccagcccctgagctgctgtctgtgctgcacAGCATGTCCAGGCAAAAGTTCTTCTGCTGCCTGTTGAGTCAGCAGTGGAGTTTGGGGTGTTTGGAGCTGTGTCTGTTCTCTCTCCCAGCTGTGCAAGAGTTGGAGTTCCACATCCTGTTTAAAATGTACAAATAAAGATGAAGCAGCTCTGGGACTGTAACATGATTTCATCCCAAGGAAGTTGAATTTGGAATAGTGTCCTTTTAGTAGCAGTGGCCACTCTGGGCTTGCCCTGGCCAGGGTGTTGGGTCGGGGTGGGTGAGCTTGTGCCCTGCTTCAGGTCCCTCACACTGTGCTTCCCCCCAGGCAGTCGATGTCCTCGCTGAGTGGCCCTTTGCAAGTGGTGCCAGACATCGATGACCAAGTGGCCAACCCTGAGAACCCCCAGGAGGTAAGCACTCAGCCTTTCCTTTCCATGGGGCAGCTTTTCCATGCTGCTGGGCCAAGTCTGTGTAATGGCAAGAGATGACAGCCCTGTGGCCCCTGAGCTGAGCAGGGGAGGACACAGCCATGGCCACTGCTCTCCAAGCAGCTGAGTCCATGGCTGGGCAGCAGAAGGCAAAGCTGAGGCTGCTGGGACCAGGATTCATAGGCTGGAAGTGAGTTTGACAGGCCTGGAGCTGGCTGAGGGGCAGCTCCCTCTTCTCCCAACAGCCCTCCCTCCCTTGCCTGCACACAGCTGAGAGCTCACACAGCAccaggaggagggagcaggagcagtgtTGGCTCTGACTCCCTGGTGAGTTCTCCAATGGGAGCAAACATCCTGTTTTCTTGGCAGTGTATTTTCTGTTGGAAGTGGCAGCTGGTGACCTCACTGCCTGGGGACAGCCTTGGAGAGCttttgcctgtgctgctgcagtcacTGTTGCCATCAGAAATCCCTCCTCCAGGCCCAGGGGGTTGTGAGAACTGGGGTCAGACAGCTGTATATCTGGCAGGGTAGGGATGAGCTGCCtcagcacagagccactgaGCTTTCCAGCTCTCTGTTCCTGGTGGCACTAATGACTTCTGGGACATCCTGCCTGTGTGGCTGCCAGCAGGTCCCATTCCTGCATGAAAGCTCCAGTTATCTTGTGGTGGTTTGGGGCTGTTGGAGCAGTTGTGGGACTGTTGGGGGTGACCTTCTGAACAGCTGCTCTGTACAGAgaacctgggagtgctggttgatgataaactaaccatgagccagcaacgtgccctcgtgggcaagaagccaaaggcagcctgggggcatgaagagagtgttggcagcagggtgagggaggttctgctccccctctgctctgccctgctgaggtctcatctggagtcctgtgtccagttctgggctcctcagctcaagagagacagggaactgctggagagaggccagggcagggccaccaagatgctgagggggtggaacatgtgtgtgaggaggaaaggctgcagccctggggctgttcagcctggagaagagaaggatgagGGTGGAATCTCATTAGTACTTACAGGTGtttaaaaggtgggtgtcaggaggatggggggacaattttttctgtctccagtgacaggacaaggggtgatggacatcagctggaacacaaacagttccacttaagtacaaagagaaagtcctttggtgctggggtgagggagccctggcccaggctgcccagggagggtgtggaggctccttctcaggaggtttccaaccccacctggacacattcctgtgccccctgagccaggggaagctgctgtagcaggggctggggctggagcagctctgcagggcccttcccagcCCCCACCATGATGTGTTGCAGTTGCTGTGGCTCTGACAGGCTGCTTCCCTGGCAggtgaaggtgacagaggagTGCTCGCAGTACGAGTTCGAGAACTacatgaggcagcagctgctcttggctGAGGAGAAGAACACTTTACATGAGGCCAAGAGCTTCCTCCAGAAGCGACAGTTTGGGAACATCCCCCCTGTGCGACGGCTGGGCCACGACGCCCAGCCCATGAACCCTTTGGACGCCGCCATCCTGGCCCAGAGGTACCTGCGGAAGTAGCTTCAAACAGCCCCGAGAGCACAAAGCCCCATCCTGCAGTTCTGCCTTTCACAAGCTCAACAGCAATACCTGTGCCCCACGATGGAGAATCATGTAGCAGTTCTTCTGAGCTCTGTCTGGGGACACGCTCTGGAGGGAGAAGACTTTTTCACAAGCTACTTTGATGGAAGCAGCGACCTCTCAGCGCCTTCTGGAAccttgtttggttggttgtcGGGGTGGGTGGGTTTTtggggaggtgggagggggGAGGGTTTAAATCGAAGCCTAGATGACTAATCTGCTTTTAATCATGACTGTAATCTAcctcttcttgtctttttaaCCATGCTGTTCTCTGGATGGAGCAAaggctgtggggaaggaggaggctcCCCAGGGTGACGCTGGTTTTGCTGACTCAGCGCCCAGAGGCCGCCCGTTTGCGTTTGCTccgttgttgttgttgttgtttattttttggtttttgaatAAGCTCAAAGGGTGTCTGGCCTGGGGTTTCTCAAAAGGAAGAGCTTCTGGAAACCCTCCCACTTCTTCCCTTCACCTGCATCAAAACTGTTTCTTGTCCTTCAACATGCTGTGCTGGGGCCTTTGTGTGGCACAGGCAGCCGCCACCTCAGGGGAGCATCGTCCTCGGGAGTGatccctgcagagagcagctcctggcCACAGCTCAAAGGTTTTGCAGGACTtggcctggtgaggcctctgacctccttccccctcccctgaTTCTCTTAGTTTCATAAGGACATATGATTTAATCTTATTTGTTTCCCAGTAGCTTCTCCGAGGTGCATTAACTCTGATTTAGCATTCTCCCACTGAGGTGTGGTACAGCTGTAACACAGGAGTTAGAATgtgaaaaaggacaaaaaaaagcttCCCAAAAGAATCTGCCTTTAGAATTAGGAAGGGGCTGGCTCAAGTCGCTGCTGTATTTGTTCCTGAGCTTGTCTTGCCAATCCCAGCCTCGCCACGCACACCCTGGGGCCGACTCTGCCGTCCCCCTGCGGTGCTGAGGCAGGGAAGGATGTCCTGGTTTGTCACCCAGTGCCCACTGCAGGAGCCACAGGGCCGTGCTGAGAACAGGAATGATTGTTTCTGAGCCTCATTTTTGTGAACTGGATGCCTGTCTTGCCAGATGAACTGTTCTCACACCCCTTGGCCCAtcctgcagagctccagccacggctcctgctgcctccttcccctgctcccagccccgaGGCAGCTCCAGCATcgccctcccctgcccccctcAGCCTGGGCACAGGGAAAGgtgtgagcagggagaggagaagctgCCCTGGCTTTGGCTGTGAGGGCTGACCCTGCTTTTTGTGGCCCTCTCTCCCACTCTGCTGCAGGCAGCGAGCGAGTAGCAGATGTATTTGTAGCGTGTTGTTGCCTTCTCTTGCCCtggcctggggctggcagctggggctggccTGGGCCAACCTCCAGGTGTCTTTGTGGGGACAGGGATTGACCT
This DNA window, taken from Colius striatus isolate bColStr4 chromosome 24, bColStr4.1.hap1, whole genome shotgun sequence, encodes the following:
- the STK40 gene encoding serine/threonine-protein kinase 40 isoform X1 is translated as MEPRMKRRASDRGAGETSTKAKALCTGISGSNAKRAGPFILGPRLGNSPVPSIVQCLARKDGTDDFYQLKILTLEERGDKGIETQEERQGKMLLHTEYSLLSLLHNQEGVVHHHGLFQDRACEIIEDLEANRMVRKMKKRICLVLDCLCAHDFSDKTADLINLQHYVIKEKRLSERETVVIFYDVVRVVEALHKKNIVHRDLKLGNMVLNKRTHRITITNFCLGKHLVSEDDLLKDQRGSPAYISPDVLSGRPYRGKPSDMWALGVVLFTMLYGQFPFYDSIPQELFRKIKAAEYTIPEDGRVSENTVCLIRKLLVLDPQQRLTASEVLDSLSSIIASWQSMSSLSGPLQVVPDIDDQVANPENPQEVKVTEECSQYEFENYMRQQLLLAEEKNTLHEAKSFLQKRQFGNIPPVRRLGHDAQPMNPLDAAILAQRYLRK
- the STK40 gene encoding serine/threonine-protein kinase 40 isoform X2 produces the protein MKRRASDRGAGETSTKAKALCTGISGSNAKRAGPFILGPRLGNSPVPSIVQCLARKDGTDDFYQLKILTLEERGDKGIETQEERQGKMLLHTEYSLLSLLHNQEGVVHHHGLFQDRACEIIEDLEANRMVRKMKKRICLVLDCLCAHDFSDKTADLINLQHYVIKEKRLSERETVVIFYDVVRVVEALHKKNIVHRDLKLGNMVLNKRTHRITITNFCLGKHLVSEDDLLKDQRGSPAYISPDVLSGRPYRGKPSDMWALGVVLFTMLYGQFPFYDSIPQELFRKIKAAEYTIPEDGRVSENTVCLIRKLLVLDPQQRLTASEVLDSLSSIIASWQSMSSLSGPLQVVPDIDDQVANPENPQEVKVTEECSQYEFENYMRQQLLLAEEKNTLHEAKSFLQKRQFGNIPPVRRLGHDAQPMNPLDAAILAQRYLRK